In a single window of the Papaver somniferum cultivar HN1 chromosome 8, ASM357369v1, whole genome shotgun sequence genome:
- the LOC113304711 gene encoding amino acid transporter ANT1-like, translated as MGKKESLEDGVAVPLLEPSYSDIRGGTSTSIQTIGNIIVSIVGTGVLGLPFAFKISGYLTGAIGVIIAALSTFYCMNLLVYCRDSIEKEEPGQVKTYGDIGQKAFGLPGRYLTETLIIISQCGGSVAYLIFIGQNLSSIFKHQNIPVSWFIIALIPMEIVLSWIQSLSTLSPFSVFADICNVLAMGIVFKQDLQLFDGISERKAITTEGIISQGLVFSCGIAVFCFEGFGMTLALERSMKDKKKFKWVLGYAFLGITFVYICFGIFGYLAYGDATLDIVTLNLPDDWSSTAVKIGLCLGLAFTFPIMVHPIHEIVEGKLKESMWFQKLCYSDKEEVFEKRERYGLYLCRASQVIGQALIALCVPGFGVFVSLVGSTVCALLAFVLPSAFHLIFVGSSLALWQRALDIIILFCGFCFAVYGTYNAIVGGSS; from the exons ATGGGCAAGAAAGAAAGTTTAGAAGATGGAGTTGCAGTTCCATTACTTGAACCTAGTTATTCAGATATACGAGGAGGAACATCTACATCTATTCAAACAATTGGAAACATCATAGTTTCTATAGTTGGTACTGGTGTTTTAGGTCTTCCTTTTGCTTTCAAAATCTCTGGTTATCTTACTGGTGCTATCGGTGTTATCATTGCTGCACTGTCCACTTTCTACTGCATGAATCTCCTT GTTTATTGCAGGGATAGTATAGAAAAAGAAGAACCAGGACAAGTAAAAACATATGGAGATATAGGGCAAAAGGCATTTGGATTACCAGGGAGATATCtgacagaaaccctaattataatATCACAATGTGGTGGTTCAGTAGCTTATTTAATCTTTATTGGTCAAAATCTTTCATCAATTTTCAAACACCAGAATATACCCGTTTCTTGGTTTATAATTGCATTAATACCCATGGAAATTGTTTTATCATGGATTCAATCGCTTTCGACTTTGTCGCCATTCAGTGTTTTTGCAGATATTTGCAATGTTTTAGCAATGGGTATTGTATTTAAACAAGACTTGCAGTTatttgatggaatttctgagagaaAAGCAATTACAACTGAGGGAATTATTAGTCAAGGTTTAGTGTTTTCATGTGGAATTGCAGTGTTTTGCTTTGAGGGTTTCGGTATGACATTGGCTTTAGAAAGATCAATGAAAGATAAGAAGAAGTTTAAATGGGTTTTGGGTTATGCTTTTTTAGGGATTACATTTGTGTATATTTGTTTTGGAATATTCGGGTACTTGGCTTATGGTGATGCGACGCTAGATATTGTTACTCTCAATCTTCCTGATGACTGGTCTTCTACTGCTGTTAAg ATCGGACTGTGCTTGGGGTTAGCATTTACATTCCCGATAATGGTTCACCCGATTCACGAGATTGTGGAAGGAAAATTGAAAGAAAGTATGTGGTTTCAGAAACTCTGTTATTCAGATAAGGAGGAAGTATTCGAAAAGAGAGAAAGGTATGGACTGTACCTGTGTAGGGCTTCCCAGGTGATTGGACAGGCCCTGATAGCATTATGTGTTCCTGGGTTTGGTGTTTTTGTTTCACTGGTCGGAAGTACAGTTTGTGCACTGCTAGCCTTCGTTTTGCCTTCTGCATTTCACCTGATATTCGTTGGATCATCTCTGGCATTGTGGCAGAGAGCATTGGATATCATCATTCTGTTTTGTGGATTCTGTTTTGCTGTTTATGGCACTTACAATGCCATTGTTGGTGGTTCAAGTTAG